A stretch of the Oscillospiraceae bacterium genome encodes the following:
- the pheS gene encoding phenylalanine--tRNA ligase subunit alpha, producing the protein MKTMLANIRDSLVKELEGTDVNTPEKLEALRIKYLGKKGELTAILRSMGSLSAEERPVIGQLANKIRTEIEEKIEEKSALMKSCARRAKLESERIDITAPETEIPFGGRHPVSVVQEKIEEIFVGMGFEIAEGPEIEREYYNFTALNTPDNHPARDMTDTFYVTPDILLRTQTSPVQIRTMEKKRPPIRIISPGRVYRSDAVDATHSPMFHQVEGLVVDRGITMGDLKGTLDLFAKKMFGPETKTRLRPHHFPFTEPSAEVDVSCFVCGGAGCRLCKNEGWIEILGAGMVHPNVLRRCDIDPEIYTGFAFGMGIERIVMRKFAVSDMRLLYENDLRFLAQFN; encoded by the coding sequence ATGAAAACAATGCTTGCAAACATAAGGGATTCGCTCGTTAAAGAGCTTGAAGGCACCGATGTCAATACGCCGGAAAAGCTCGAAGCGCTGAGAATCAAATATCTCGGAAAAAAAGGTGAGCTTACCGCGATTCTTCGCTCTATGGGTTCGCTTTCAGCTGAGGAGCGTCCGGTCATCGGACAGCTCGCGAATAAAATCCGTACCGAGATAGAGGAAAAAATCGAAGAAAAAAGCGCTCTTATGAAGTCTTGCGCCCGCCGTGCTAAGCTCGAATCCGAACGGATCGACATAACCGCGCCGGAAACGGAGATCCCATTCGGCGGACGTCATCCTGTCTCCGTCGTGCAGGAAAAGATCGAGGAAATTTTCGTCGGAATGGGCTTCGAAATTGCCGAAGGCCCTGAGATCGAACGCGAATATTACAATTTCACCGCGCTCAATACGCCGGACAACCATCCGGCGCGTGATATGACCGATACGTTTTATGTCACACCGGATATCCTTCTGCGCACGCAGACCTCTCCCGTACAGATTCGCACCATGGAAAAAAAGCGTCCTCCGATACGCATAATCTCTCCCGGACGCGTATACCGCTCCGACGCGGTCGACGCCACGCATTCTCCCATGTTCCATCAGGTCGAGGGGCTTGTGGTCGACAGGGGAATCACAATGGGCGACCTTAAGGGCACGCTCGATCTCTTCGCGAAGAAAATGTTCGGACCGGAGACGAAAACGCGCCTGCGCCCGCACCACTTTCCGTTTACAGAGCCGAGCGCGGAGGTCGACGTCTCCTGCTTCGTATGCGGCGGCGCCGGCTGCAGACTGTGTAAAAATGAAGGCTGGATAGAAATACTCGGCGCCGGAATGGTTCACCCTAATGTTTTGCGCCGGTGTGATATAGATCCTGAGATCTATACCGGCTTCGCTTTTGGAATGGGCATCGAGCGAATTGTCATGCGAAAATTCGCCGTTTCAGATATGCGTCTTCTCTATGAAAACGATCTGCGTTTTCTTGCGCAGTTCAACTGA
- a CDS encoding RNA polymerase sigma factor, producing MDNGASSYRRFLDGDESAFDEILDLYRDNLTFFINRYVRNITVAEDLAIDSFVELIVHKNRYNFTSSLKTYLFTIGRNRALDYLKHIRRIKTVPLDDADTSEYEREYASLEESVIAEERKRIVNKALETLPCEMKTAVYLVYFEGMSYDQTAAVMKKNRKQVDNLLYRAKNALRSVMGKEGELLL from the coding sequence ATGGACAACGGCGCAAGTAGCTACCGCCGTTTCCTTGACGGCGACGAAAGCGCGTTTGACGAAATACTTGATTTATACCGAGACAATCTGACCTTTTTCATCAACCGTTATGTACGTAACATTACGGTCGCGGAGGATCTTGCGATCGACTCGTTCGTAGAACTGATAGTACATAAAAACCGATACAATTTCACATCCTCGCTTAAAACATATCTTTTCACGATAGGCCGCAACCGGGCGCTCGATTATCTGAAGCATATCCGCAGAATAAAGACAGTCCCGCTTGACGATGCAGATACCTCGGAATACGAGCGGGAATATGCCTCGCTTGAGGAGTCCGTTATTGCGGAGGAACGCAAAAGGATCGTGAACAAAGCGCTTGAAACGCTGCCTTGTGAAATGAAAACGGCGGTGTATCTCGTGTATTTCGAAGGTATGTCATACGATCAGACCGCCGCGGTCATGAAAAAGAACAGGAAACAAGTTGACAATCTGCTGTATCGCGCCAAAAATGCGCTCCGTTCCGTTATGGGAAAGGAGGGTGAGCTTCTGCTATGA